The Thermoplasma acidophilum DSM 1728 genome includes a window with the following:
- a CDS encoding enoyl-CoA hydratase-related protein: MYRNIKIEYDGMVATITIDRPNRMNALDSETRRVIISALDEIENNADIRVVIITGSGKVFSAGADLSDTRGEISEDLLRSDLEDSFHIIAKKIRNSRKIFISAVDGIAAGAGISIAFLCDLVFASPRTRFVLAFQGVGLAPDTGLSYILTKLAGARFSRHLIVGGEFSAEYAHEAGILELASDPLSQARDMARSIASGPFKAYSTAKAFITYSLFGDFEEFLRLESRDQSKLALSHDFVEGVAAFREKRKPRFTGN; encoded by the coding sequence TTGTATAGGAATATAAAGATCGAATATGATGGTATGGTTGCAACGATCACAATAGATAGGCCTAACAGGATGAACGCTCTCGATTCCGAGACCAGACGCGTGATTATTTCGGCGCTTGATGAAATAGAGAACAATGCGGATATAAGAGTTGTGATAATAACAGGATCCGGCAAGGTCTTTTCTGCAGGAGCGGATCTCTCCGACACCAGGGGAGAAATCTCTGAAGATCTACTCAGGTCAGATCTCGAGGATTCCTTTCACATCATCGCTAAAAAGATAAGGAACAGCAGGAAGATCTTCATCAGCGCCGTGGACGGCATCGCAGCTGGGGCTGGAATAAGCATTGCCTTCCTATGCGATCTTGTGTTCGCTTCACCGAGAACAAGATTTGTACTGGCCTTTCAGGGCGTAGGCCTGGCACCAGACACAGGGCTGAGCTATATTCTGACGAAACTGGCCGGTGCGCGGTTTTCAAGGCATCTCATCGTAGGGGGAGAATTCTCAGCTGAATATGCCCATGAAGCTGGCATTCTTGAGCTGGCTTCCGATCCCCTGTCACAGGCAAGGGATATGGCCAGATCAATAGCCAGCGGCCCTTTCAAGGCGTATTCAACCGCCAAGGCGTTCATAACGTACTCATTGTTTGGAGATTTCGAAGAGTTCCTCAGGCTGGAGTCCAGAGACCAGTCAAAGCTTGCGCTGAGCCATGACTTCGTTGAAGGCGTAGCCGCATTCAGAGAGAAGAGAAAACCGAGATTCACAGGAAATTGA
- a CDS encoding SDR family oxidoreductase yields MKGKVAVVTGSGRGIGREIAVYLAKQGANVVVNVKKRVEDGNETLAEVRKYSNGIMVQADVSTRAGARHIAEETQKEYGQCDILVNNAGLGIGMPFLDSDDRLIEKMVSTNYLSAIYCTQELTKIMPEGGSIIMMASLAGIRPMVSLSLYGSLKAAIIKLTEYLALEFKQKKIRVNSIAPSIVKTKMGESLIDYMHMTEDEYTSKHTLTGSIIYPEEIAKTVDFLVSSPNITGQTIVIDSGQSLIGDLTI; encoded by the coding sequence ATGAAAGGCAAGGTGGCCGTGGTGACAGGATCCGGTCGCGGCATAGGTAGGGAAATAGCTGTATATCTTGCAAAGCAGGGTGCGAACGTGGTAGTTAACGTAAAAAAGAGGGTTGAGGATGGGAACGAGACCCTGGCGGAGGTGCGGAAATACAGCAATGGCATCATGGTCCAAGCTGATGTATCCACCCGTGCCGGTGCAAGGCATATAGCGGAAGAAACACAGAAGGAATATGGGCAATGCGATATACTGGTTAACAATGCCGGTCTGGGCATAGGCATGCCATTTCTGGACAGCGATGACAGGTTAATTGAAAAGATGGTGTCAACGAACTACCTTTCAGCTATATACTGCACTCAGGAGTTGACGAAAATAATGCCTGAAGGAGGTTCCATCATAATGATGGCTTCCCTTGCTGGCATAAGGCCAATGGTGTCGCTTTCGCTCTATGGCAGCCTTAAAGCCGCGATAATAAAGCTGACGGAATACCTTGCCCTTGAGTTCAAGCAGAAAAAAATAAGGGTGAACTCCATTGCACCCTCCATCGTCAAGACGAAGATGGGCGAAAGCCTCATCGACTATATGCATATGACGGAGGATGAGTATACGTCAAAGCACACGCTAACCGGCAGTATCATCTATCCGGAGGAAATAGCGAAGACGGTCGATTTTCTGGTATCATCGCCAAATATAACCGGACAGACAATAGTTATAGATTCAGGGCAGTCATTAATTGGAGATCTTACAATATGA
- a CDS encoding MFS transporter encodes MEKNSMRFSDYDEVRSFLDEARWNRTHTVMALTMISGFFVWGLLLVTAPLVTEWPFVSPAEDIYVLVSSPAGLLAGNMILGYLSDRIGRKKLFIATISSGIAGIIGIILSGNFIEILLSIFLAEFGFGGEETVSLAFLAEQFPIKYRGKVLVMVSNSANVGVAAISAVFLVAGYSIFIEKVVFLAMSLAGVIIAIVTRLKLPESLRWSFVSAHSDKIPVQRFGSPIPMAVLVLFAITIVLTFALVADILGPYEYPRYTSLIPFIYGLGEAAFGYLILVFIDRIGRRIMSVMAYAGGTVSMAVFLLYIYFRLPFDIFVVLLVINAFFGELGWAVREILQPELFVTRYRGLGIATVRGIAYLLYIVSIFALSGISVYNYMIFATAAWAVGFIGSILWYTKGYETLNTSIT; translated from the coding sequence ATGGAAAAAAATAGCATGCGGTTTTCGGACTATGATGAGGTTAGGAGTTTTCTAGACGAAGCAAGATGGAACAGAACCCATACTGTGATGGCCCTTACCATGATATCGGGTTTCTTCGTGTGGGGCCTTCTGCTTGTGACTGCTCCGCTCGTGACAGAGTGGCCATTTGTCAGCCCAGCCGAAGACATATATGTGCTTGTCTCTTCTCCTGCTGGCCTTCTTGCTGGAAACATGATCCTTGGATATCTATCTGACAGGATCGGTCGGAAGAAGTTATTCATAGCCACTATAAGTTCAGGCATCGCGGGTATAATTGGCATAATATTGTCAGGAAATTTCATAGAAATACTTCTGTCAATATTTCTGGCAGAGTTTGGATTCGGTGGAGAGGAGACCGTATCACTGGCGTTTCTTGCTGAGCAGTTCCCCATCAAATACAGGGGAAAGGTTCTGGTAATGGTTTCGAACAGCGCAAATGTGGGAGTTGCCGCAATATCAGCCGTATTTCTGGTCGCTGGTTACAGCATTTTCATAGAGAAGGTGGTTTTTCTGGCAATGAGCCTGGCCGGAGTTATAATAGCTATCGTCACCCGGCTGAAGCTGCCAGAAAGCCTGAGGTGGTCATTCGTCTCAGCACATTCCGATAAAATCCCAGTTCAAAGATTCGGGTCTCCGATACCGATGGCGGTGTTGGTACTATTCGCGATAACCATTGTGCTCACGTTCGCTCTGGTTGCTGACATACTTGGCCCGTACGAATATCCAAGATACACCTCCCTGATACCTTTTATATACGGACTTGGAGAAGCAGCATTCGGTTACCTCATCCTGGTCTTCATCGACAGGATAGGCAGAAGAATAATGTCTGTAATGGCTTATGCTGGGGGAACGGTATCCATGGCCGTCTTTCTGCTTTACATATATTTCAGGCTTCCATTCGACATCTTCGTCGTACTGCTCGTGATCAACGCATTCTTCGGGGAACTTGGATGGGCCGTCAGAGAGATCCTGCAGCCAGAACTCTTCGTTACCAGGTACCGCGGTCTCGGCATAGCAACGGTACGTGGAATAGCCTATTTACTCTATATCGTATCCATTTTTGCGCTCTCTGGCATTTCGGTGTACAACTACATGATCTTTGCAACTGCAGCGTGGGCAGTAGGATTTATCGGTTCTATCCTGTGGTACACAAAGGGGTATGAAACTCTGAACACCAGCATAACTTGA
- the moaA gene encoding GTP 3',8-cyclase MoaA, translating to MPIYDRYGRPVLSLRIQLNTTCNFSCFFCHMEGTDVNGEELTPEEIERVVKISHEFGVNKVKITGGEPTLRADIIDIIGRIRKHITGNISMTTNGTMLPKIAKDLKKAGLDRVNISLHSPDDERFHFITGTRMIDRVLEAVRSANDAGLTPVKINFVVLKDLNVNDIPRMLEIAAENNAILQLIEYETDREGESSEEYRRYHISLDPIEAQIRKKAIGVEYNDLHNRPRYLMKNDHGVVKIEFVKPQRNPDFCAHCTRLRITSRGEFKTCLMRSDTNVPFKGVTDENRLRDLFRIAVSLREPYWKPGDEQQTEETYDSAISESK from the coding sequence ATGCCGATCTATGACAGATATGGAAGACCAGTGCTGAGTCTGAGGATACAGTTGAATACGACATGCAATTTCAGCTGTTTTTTCTGCCACATGGAAGGTACAGATGTGAATGGCGAGGAACTCACACCGGAAGAGATCGAAAGGGTTGTCAAGATATCGCATGAATTCGGCGTGAACAAGGTAAAGATAACTGGCGGAGAGCCCACGCTCAGAGCGGATATAATTGACATTATAGGAAGGATAAGAAAACACATAACCGGAAATATATCGATGACAACAAATGGTACGATGTTGCCAAAGATAGCAAAGGATCTTAAGAAGGCTGGCCTGGATAGAGTTAACATCTCATTACATTCACCAGATGATGAGCGTTTTCACTTCATAACAGGAACCAGAATGATCGATCGAGTATTGGAGGCTGTTCGATCGGCCAATGATGCTGGGCTAACGCCTGTAAAGATAAACTTCGTAGTCCTGAAGGATCTGAACGTGAACGATATTCCGAGGATGCTCGAAATCGCGGCCGAGAATAATGCAATTCTGCAGCTAATAGAGTATGAAACGGATCGCGAGGGTGAGAGTTCAGAGGAATACAGGAGATACCATATCAGCCTCGATCCAATCGAAGCCCAGATAAGGAAAAAAGCGATAGGCGTTGAATACAATGATCTGCATAACAGGCCTAGATACCTGATGAAAAACGATCACGGTGTGGTCAAGATTGAGTTCGTAAAACCGCAGCGCAATCCTGATTTCTGCGCGCACTGCACCAGGCTGAGAATCACGTCTCGCGGTGAATTCAAGACCTGCCTGATGAGATCGGACACCAATGTACCGTTCAAGGGTGTAACGGACGAAAATAGGCTAAGGGATCTATTCAGAATTGCGGTTTCATTGCGCGAACCTTACTGGAAACCTGGAGATGAGCAACAGACTGAAGAGACTTATGACAGCGCAATATCAGAGTCCAAGTAA
- the tuf gene encoding translation elongation factor EF-1 subunit alpha — protein sequence MASQKPHLNLITIGHVDHGKSTLVGRLLYEHGEIPAHIIEEYRKEAEQKGKATFEFAWVMDRFKEERERGVTIDLAHRKFETDKYYFTLIDAPGHRDFVKNMITGTSQADAAILVISAREGEGVMEQTREHAFLARTLGVPQMVVAINKMDATSPPYSEKRYNEVKADAEKLLRSIGFKDISFVPISGYKGDNVTKPSPNMPWYKGPTLLQALDAFKVPEKPINKPLRIPVEDVYSITGIGTVPVGRVETGVLKPGDKVIFLPADKQGDVKSIEMHHEPLQQAEPGDNIGFNVRGIAKNDIKRGDVCGHLDTPPTVVKAFTAQIIVLNHPSVIAPGYKPVFHVHTAQVACRIDEIVKTLNPKDGTTLKEKPDFIKNGDVAIVKVIPDKPLVIEKVSEIPQLGRFAVRDMGQTVAAGQCIDLEKR from the coding sequence ATGGCAAGTCAGAAACCACACCTGAATCTGATAACGATAGGTCATGTAGATCATGGAAAATCTACATTGGTAGGACGGCTGCTGTACGAGCACGGCGAGATTCCAGCACATATTATAGAAGAGTATAGAAAGGAAGCAGAGCAGAAGGGTAAGGCGACCTTCGAATTTGCCTGGGTCATGGATAGGTTCAAGGAAGAGAGGGAGAGAGGAGTTACCATTGATCTGGCCCACAGGAAATTCGAGACCGATAAGTATTACTTCACGCTTATCGATGCGCCTGGCCACAGAGACTTCGTCAAGAACATGATAACAGGTACAAGTCAGGCCGATGCGGCCATCCTAGTCATATCTGCAAGGGAAGGAGAAGGTGTGATGGAGCAGACCAGAGAGCATGCCTTCCTTGCGAGGACTCTTGGTGTACCACAGATGGTTGTGGCCATAAACAAGATGGATGCGACAAGCCCACCGTACAGTGAGAAGAGGTACAACGAGGTCAAGGCCGATGCTGAGAAACTCCTCAGGTCCATAGGTTTCAAGGATATATCATTCGTGCCCATAAGCGGCTACAAGGGAGACAACGTAACAAAGCCCAGCCCGAATATGCCATGGTACAAGGGCCCAACACTTCTGCAGGCACTGGATGCCTTCAAGGTACCTGAGAAGCCCATAAACAAGCCGCTCAGGATCCCAGTTGAAGATGTGTATTCCATAACCGGTATCGGAACGGTTCCTGTCGGCAGAGTAGAGACGGGTGTCCTTAAGCCCGGTGACAAGGTCATATTCCTCCCGGCAGACAAGCAGGGTGATGTCAAATCCATCGAAATGCATCACGAACCACTGCAGCAGGCAGAGCCTGGCGATAACATAGGCTTCAACGTCAGAGGCATTGCAAAGAACGATATCAAGAGGGGAGATGTCTGCGGTCACCTCGATACACCCCCGACCGTTGTGAAGGCGTTCACCGCTCAGATAATCGTGCTCAACCATCCGAGCGTCATAGCTCCTGGATACAAGCCGGTATTCCACGTGCACACAGCCCAGGTGGCATGCAGGATAGATGAGATAGTCAAGACCCTTAACCCGAAGGATGGAACAACTCTGAAGGAGAAACCAGACTTCATAAAGAACGGAGACGTTGCGATAGTGAAGGTCATACCTGACAAGCCACTGGTCATCGAAAAGGTTTCAGAAATACCCCAGCTTGGCAGGTTTGCCGTCCGTGACATGGGGCAAACAGTTGCGGCTGGCCAGTGCATAGATCTCGAAAAGAGGTAA
- the rpsJ gene encoding 30S ribosomal protein S10 translates to MVSYKARISLSGTEHRVVDRVCNEIKEIASRTGVEIHGPMPLPTKRLVVPVRKSPDGEGTNTWDHWEMRIHKRLIDVDADERTLRQLMRIPIPDGVQIEIQIKS, encoded by the coding sequence ATGGTCTCCTATAAGGCAAGGATCTCACTGAGTGGCACTGAACACAGAGTGGTTGACAGAGTCTGCAATGAAATCAAGGAGATTGCCAGCAGGACCGGCGTAGAAATACACGGCCCTATGCCGCTGCCAACCAAGAGGCTGGTGGTACCTGTCAGGAAGAGTCCTGACGGTGAGGGTACCAACACATGGGATCACTGGGAGATGAGAATACACAAGAGGCTGATAGATGTAGACGCTGACGAGAGAACACTCCGTCAGCTTATGAGGATCCCAATTCCTGATGGAGTACAGATTGAGATACAGATCAAAAGTTAA
- a CDS encoding elongation factor EF-2 — protein sequence MGRKEDNIEKALKIVEHTELIRNIGIVAHIDHGKTTLSDNLIAGAGMMSEELAGKQLVLDYDEQEQARGITINAAVASMVHTFQGKEYLINLIDTPGHVDFGGDVTRAMRAVDGVIVVVDSVEGVMPQTETVIRQALREHVKPVLFINKIDRLINELRLNSDEMQKRFTKIITDVNRLISKYAPQQFTKEWQVSVQDGRVAFGSAYNNWAISIPAMAETKITFKDIVEYVKNGKQKELAQKNQLHKIILNMVIRHLPDPKTAQSYRIKQIWKGDLDSEIGKAMINCDYKGPVAMMVTKIIIDPHAGEIAIGRLFSGTVKKGTDLYISGAGKGKVQTLAMMVGPDRIPVDEITAGNIAAIVGLKGAIAGATVSSLENMVPFEPMIHYSEPVVTLAIEAKHTADLPRLIEVLRDISKADPSIQVDINQETGEHLISGMGELHLDVTLYRIKNDYKVEVETSDPIVVYRETVEKKGGPFEGKSPNKHNRFYFEVEPLKPEVIQAIEDGDIPQGSKFKDKKALVELLVSKGIDRDEAKGLVCVEGTNMMFDVTRGIQYLDETMELLIEAFVEVMNRGPLANEKVFGVKARLVDAKLHEDSIHRGPAQVIPAGRNSIYGAMCEAKRVLLEPVQRVFINVPQEEMGAAINEIQQRRGIIEDMKQEGDEISLTAKVPVAGMFGFASAIRGATGGKVLWSFENAGYQKVPPELQDSIVRSIRERKGLRQEPYDADYYASM from the coding sequence ATGGGAAGAAAGGAAGATAATATAGAGAAGGCTCTTAAAATTGTAGAGCATACTGAATTGATACGAAATATAGGTATTGTTGCCCATATAGATCACGGTAAGACAACGCTCAGCGATAATCTTATTGCCGGTGCGGGTATGATGAGCGAGGAACTGGCCGGCAAGCAGCTGGTTCTTGACTACGATGAGCAGGAGCAGGCCAGGGGAATAACCATAAACGCCGCCGTTGCCTCCATGGTTCACACGTTTCAGGGTAAGGAATATCTGATCAACCTCATCGATACGCCCGGTCATGTGGACTTCGGCGGCGACGTCACAAGGGCCATGAGGGCCGTCGATGGCGTCATCGTGGTTGTTGATTCCGTTGAAGGTGTGATGCCGCAGACGGAAACTGTGATAAGGCAGGCGCTGAGGGAGCACGTCAAGCCGGTTCTCTTCATAAACAAGATAGACAGGCTGATCAACGAACTGAGGCTTAACAGCGATGAGATGCAGAAGCGCTTCACAAAGATAATAACGGATGTGAACAGGCTGATCTCCAAGTATGCGCCACAGCAGTTCACCAAGGAGTGGCAGGTATCTGTTCAGGATGGTCGTGTAGCTTTCGGTTCTGCGTACAACAACTGGGCAATATCAATACCGGCCATGGCCGAAACGAAGATCACGTTCAAGGATATCGTAGAGTATGTCAAGAACGGAAAGCAGAAGGAGCTTGCGCAGAAGAACCAGCTTCACAAGATCATACTCAACATGGTCATAAGACATCTGCCGGATCCAAAGACCGCACAGTCCTACAGGATAAAGCAGATATGGAAAGGCGATCTCGATTCAGAAATCGGAAAGGCCATGATAAACTGCGATTACAAGGGCCCAGTGGCGATGATGGTCACAAAGATAATCATAGACCCGCACGCGGGTGAAATAGCTATAGGAAGGCTATTCAGCGGAACTGTGAAGAAAGGTACGGATCTGTACATATCTGGTGCCGGCAAGGGCAAGGTGCAGACACTGGCCATGATGGTCGGCCCTGACAGGATACCTGTTGATGAAATAACGGCAGGAAACATAGCGGCCATAGTCGGGCTGAAGGGTGCAATAGCAGGTGCCACGGTTTCGTCGCTGGAAAACATGGTTCCGTTTGAGCCAATGATACATTATTCAGAGCCCGTAGTTACGCTTGCAATAGAGGCAAAGCACACGGCAGATCTTCCGAGGCTCATAGAGGTGCTTCGTGACATATCAAAGGCAGATCCCTCGATACAGGTCGATATAAACCAGGAAACAGGAGAACACCTGATCTCCGGTATGGGTGAACTTCACCTTGATGTAACGCTTTACAGGATAAAGAACGATTACAAGGTGGAGGTTGAAACCTCAGATCCGATCGTGGTTTACAGGGAAACGGTTGAGAAGAAGGGCGGCCCATTTGAGGGAAAATCACCAAACAAGCACAACCGCTTCTATTTTGAGGTTGAACCTCTCAAGCCAGAGGTCATTCAGGCCATAGAGGACGGCGATATACCGCAGGGTTCAAAGTTCAAGGATAAGAAGGCCCTCGTGGAGCTGCTGGTAAGCAAAGGCATAGACAGGGATGAGGCCAAAGGTCTGGTATGCGTCGAAGGCACCAACATGATGTTCGACGTGACAAGAGGTATACAGTACCTTGACGAGACCATGGAGCTTCTGATCGAGGCATTCGTGGAAGTAATGAACAGAGGTCCTCTTGCAAACGAGAAGGTCTTCGGTGTAAAGGCCAGGCTCGTTGACGCAAAGCTGCACGAGGATAGCATACACCGCGGTCCAGCCCAGGTCATACCTGCGGGAAGAAACTCCATATACGGTGCAATGTGTGAAGCAAAGCGTGTCCTCCTTGAACCGGTTCAGAGGGTATTCATAAATGTACCGCAGGAGGAAATGGGAGCGGCAATAAATGAGATACAGCAGAGGCGTGGCATAATCGAGGACATGAAGCAGGAAGGCGATGAGATTTCGCTGACAGCCAAGGTGCCGGTTGCAGGTATGTTCGGTTTCGCGTCCGCGATAAGAGGCGCCACAGGCGGAAAGGTGCTGTGGAGCTTTGAGAACGCTGGCTACCAGAAGGTGCCTCCGGAGCTGCAGGATTCGATCGTCAGGTCCATAAGGGAGAGAAAGGGCCTGAGGCAAGAACCATACGATGCGGATTACTACGCATCGATGTGA
- a CDS encoding ABC transporter substrate-binding protein, whose protein sequence is MGRYSRIVSLSPAVTEILYMIGESDNIAGNSAFCVHPEEARKKKKVGSYGTVSWDILSKIDPDAVFLISGYPHALYEKLSEKYHVVEFELPSTVAGILDLVMKVGFEVDSLDASRDLYHKLLRSIPEATNDVMTGYIELDLGGPVSFGSYSYITDALSLMRIQSIYQRERREWLQPDFGYVKSMDPDIIIFEPKMFRSVSPDDIIRERGWTDLRAYRNGNVYVTPSKYDFFAHHGPSFITDVLPWINKIKNDSLKNKKDHIDA, encoded by the coding sequence ATGGGAAGGTACAGCAGAATCGTGTCCCTGAGCCCGGCGGTGACCGAGATCCTGTATATGATAGGCGAAAGCGATAACATAGCGGGAAATTCGGCGTTCTGCGTGCATCCTGAGGAAGCCAGGAAAAAGAAAAAGGTTGGAAGCTACGGCACCGTCAGCTGGGACATACTGTCAAAGATCGATCCTGATGCAGTCTTCCTGATATCAGGCTATCCGCATGCGCTCTATGAAAAGCTTTCAGAGAAATACCACGTGGTGGAATTCGAGCTTCCGTCAACGGTTGCCGGAATACTGGACCTTGTGATGAAGGTTGGTTTCGAGGTCGATTCGCTGGATGCGTCAAGGGATCTTTACCATAAACTGCTGAGATCGATACCAGAAGCCACGAACGACGTGATGACGGGCTATATTGAGCTGGATCTCGGTGGCCCGGTATCGTTCGGATCATACAGCTATATAACGGATGCGCTTTCGCTGATGCGCATACAATCCATATACCAGAGAGAACGCAGAGAGTGGTTGCAACCTGATTTTGGCTACGTGAAGTCAATGGATCCGGACATAATCATATTCGAACCCAAGATGTTCAGGAGCGTATCTCCAGACGATATCATCAGGGAAAGGGGATGGACAGATCTCAGGGCCTACAGGAACGGAAACGTCTACGTTACACCGTCAAAATACGATTTCTTTGCGCACCACGGGCCTTCGTTCATAACTGATGTTCTTCCATGGATAAATAAAATTAAGAACGATTCTTTAAAAAATAAAAAAGATCACATCGATGCGTAG
- a CDS encoding type B DNA-directed DNA polymerase — MTLYEYDGSHVRKRVFQNTSWIFVTGDRYDIETLYDQLDSTRLKYEYSTMPDIYGYQDGIKIWVRPSHARMVGEIIFSNIGYGRRYRVYNADIDPVLRFMASNGLSFFEMRSVYDPDPDLNVAMVDCSHGKCIVDGEAMGDGRIYDRLMDSHVIVYEGTEQFYRKLMALGIRARYYPGKSFTSYGQISYRDSYLDIADRIAINSRSFFYAESGLSGIYEVSRISHLPPLYVSIVTPGTAVSSMELAEAVKKGMLVPFKKDDHENPKTKWEIMAKDRGGLIFQPLPGLYTDVYEIDFSSMYPSIIVRYDLTPGRISFLPEALEGLLSRRLIYKKMDGESVVYHSRNVALKWLLLTSFGYTGYKNAKFGKIEVHERITELGRKALAEAIAVAHENGFEMIHGIVDSLWIRGSGSIERVVSEISRRTRIDIVVSGHYHWIAFLPERDGTGSPSRYIGLDTSGKYKIRGLMIRRSDVPDLCKAFQMDALRVLSSCTDTRCILEKRREIMDLENYYLRNIRHFPRSYFMVSRKITRRPDEYHVKNLTRSALDLCRDAEELSPGQMISYYVVDEKRKIVDTDGENGIDYGYYRRCLTRALEEINFLFGKNCNIRRLEDFQSFQ, encoded by the coding sequence GTGACCCTGTACGAGTACGACGGCAGCCATGTGAGGAAAAGGGTATTTCAGAACACATCATGGATATTCGTAACAGGCGACAGATATGATATCGAAACCCTATACGATCAGCTTGATTCCACAAGGCTGAAATACGAATACAGTACAATGCCGGACATCTACGGCTATCAGGATGGTATAAAGATCTGGGTCAGGCCGTCGCACGCAAGGATGGTTGGGGAGATCATATTCTCCAACATAGGATACGGGAGAAGGTACAGGGTATACAACGCGGACATAGATCCGGTTCTGCGTTTCATGGCATCCAACGGCCTCTCATTCTTTGAGATGCGGAGCGTATACGATCCGGATCCGGATCTGAACGTGGCCATGGTAGATTGCAGCCATGGAAAGTGCATCGTTGACGGAGAAGCCATGGGTGACGGAAGGATCTATGATCGGCTGATGGATTCCCATGTGATCGTGTACGAAGGAACGGAACAATTCTACAGGAAGCTCATGGCCCTTGGCATTCGCGCCAGATACTATCCCGGGAAATCGTTCACATCGTACGGCCAGATATCCTACCGTGATTCGTATCTGGACATAGCGGACAGGATAGCGATAAATTCCAGGTCATTCTTCTATGCAGAGAGCGGATTGAGTGGCATATACGAGGTATCAAGGATATCGCATCTGCCGCCGCTTTACGTATCAATAGTTACGCCGGGAACGGCCGTGTCATCAATGGAACTGGCGGAGGCCGTGAAGAAAGGCATGCTTGTGCCATTCAAGAAGGACGACCATGAGAATCCGAAGACCAAGTGGGAGATAATGGCAAAGGATAGGGGTGGGTTGATATTCCAGCCACTTCCCGGCCTGTATACGGACGTGTATGAGATAGACTTCTCCTCGATGTATCCAAGCATAATAGTAAGGTACGATCTTACCCCGGGCCGCATAAGCTTTCTTCCAGAGGCACTCGAAGGCCTGCTCAGCAGGAGGCTCATTTATAAGAAAATGGATGGAGAGAGCGTGGTATACCACAGCAGGAACGTTGCGCTGAAATGGCTGCTCCTGACGTCCTTCGGATACACCGGCTATAAAAATGCGAAGTTCGGCAAGATAGAGGTGCATGAGAGGATAACAGAGCTGGGCAGAAAGGCCCTGGCTGAAGCCATAGCCGTTGCCCATGAAAACGGTTTCGAGATGATACACGGTATCGTCGATTCGCTCTGGATAAGGGGTTCTGGCAGTATAGAACGGGTCGTTTCGGAGATAAGCAGGCGAACGCGTATAGATATCGTGGTGAGCGGGCATTACCACTGGATAGCCTTTCTTCCGGAACGTGACGGTACAGGATCACCCTCGCGATACATCGGCCTTGACACCTCTGGCAAATACAAGATACGAGGACTCATGATCAGGAGATCAGACGTGCCCGATCTGTGCAAGGCATTCCAAATGGATGCCCTAAGGGTACTGTCCTCATGCACAGATACCAGATGCATATTGGAGAAGCGCAGGGAGATCATGGATCTGGAAAATTACTATCTGAGAAATATCAGGCATTTCCCGCGTTCCTATTTCATGGTATCCAGGAAGATCACCAGAAGGCCGGATGAATACCATGTGAAGAACCTCACTAGATCAGCGCTGGATCTTTGCCGTGACGCTGAGGAGTTATCTCCGGGGCAGATGATAAGCTACTACGTAGTTGATGAAAAGAGGAAGATAGTTGATACAGACGGAGAAAATGGGATAGACTACGGTTACTACAGGAGATGCCTTACGCGTGCCTTGGAAGAGATAAACTTCCTGTTTGGAAAGAACTGCAACATCAGGCGCTTAGAAGATTTTCAATCTTTTCAGTGA